One genomic segment of Acropora muricata isolate sample 2 unplaced genomic scaffold, ASM3666990v1 scaffold_754, whole genome shotgun sequence includes these proteins:
- the LOC136907894 gene encoding uncharacterized protein, translated as MAKRAEPATSSSSSTDSPSSPKRNKMKGDEVFESTVTLSQLFDKLNYIDNKMEDHFGRLRTEIASLSFELKNEIEGVKNTIKDMEKSIEAAWDAIGDIQEELKANNEVKKQLQTDLDSHKAEFVKIVKKQPQLNGYRDEIEDLKARLAEEQEKVTALETYSRRENLRIMNIPEEPDENCSDIVYDIIQNGLDINVANMHFHAVHRVGKARPATSDGKKATTRPVIVRFLLRGDKDKVMSKKNKLKNSEKYKDVYITNDYARAIQMERKILIKAMFKAKERGLKAKVVNRNLIVENTVYNVDNIPSNLKPP; from the coding sequence ATGGCAAAACGTGCTGAACCAGCGACAAGCTCCTCGTCTTCGACGGACTCTCCATCTTCACCGaagagaaataaaatgaagGGCGACGAAGTTTTTGAGTCCACAGTCACCTTGTCACAACTCTTCGACAAGTTAAATTACATTGACAACAAGATGGAAGACCATTTCGGAAGGTTACGAACTGAAATCGCAAGTTTAAGTTTTGAACTAAAAAACGAAATCGAAGGTGTCAAAAACACAATAAAGGATATGGAGAAGTCGATCGAGGCAGCGTGGGATGCAATCGGGGACATCCAAGAAGAATTGAAGGCTAACAACGAAGTAAAAAAACAGCTGCAAACAGATTTGGATAGTCACAAAGCCGAATTTGTTAAAATCGTGAAAAAGCAGCCGCAACTCAACGGCTATCGTGACGAAATCGAAGATTTAAAAGCAAGATTAGCGGAGGAGCAAGAGAAAGTCACTGCGCTTGAAACCTACTCCAGGAGAGAGAACCTTCGAATCATGAACATCCCTGAAGAACCCGACGAGAACTGCAGTGATATCGTTTATGACATAATTCAAAACGGACTGGACATCAACGTGGCAAACATGCACTTTCATGCGGTTCATAGAGTTGGAAAAGCTCGACCTGCAACCAGCGACGGAAAAAAAGCCACCACACGTCCAGTAATTGTTCGCTTCCTTCTTAGAGGAGATAAAGACAAGGTCATGAGTAAGAAGAACAAACTGAAGAATTCAGAGAAGTATAAGGATGTGTATATTACAAACGACTATGCAAGAGCGATCcagatggaaagaaaaattctgATAAAAGCGATGTTCAAGGCTAAGGAAAGAGGTTTGAAGGCAAAAGTAGTAAATAGAAACTTAATAGTTGAAAATACAGTTTACAACGTTGACAACATCCCGTCGAATCTTAAACCACCTTGA